Proteins encoded within one genomic window of Aquarana catesbeiana isolate 2022-GZ linkage group LG03, ASM4218655v1, whole genome shotgun sequence:
- the LOC141133406 gene encoding uncharacterized protein has translation MNTDFYQQMMSQVRERPYQCLECQKCFTLRSSLRDHKRIHTGEKPFKCSECDKCFTQKITLTQHKKIHTGEKPFSCSECHLDFSRKETLIIHQRIHTGEKPFKCLQCDKSFSHKLSLVAHQNTHTGEKPFKCSECDKFFLRKSNLTQHQKIHTGEKPFKCSECNQCFSQKQHLAKHQKIGIGEKVLKCFSRSFSLYKYQKNNKDEKLFRCLECDKCFSEKANLLRHQRIHTGEKPFSCCVCDKSFSNKTNLEHHQMIHTGEKPYACPQCDMSFSQKSNLTRHQRVHTGEKPYRCSDCDKCFSNKANLMVHQRSIHKTEGIFMF, from the coding sequence ATGAACACAGATTTTTATCAACAAATGATGAGTCAAGTAAGAGAGAGGCCGTATCAGTGCTTAGAGTGCCAGAAATGTTTTACGTTGAGATCAAGCCTCAGGGATCACAAGAGAATTCACACTGGGGAGAAACCATTtaaatgttcagaatgtgacaagtgCTTTACACAAAAGATTACTCTTACTCAGCACAAGAAGattcacacaggagaaaagccaTTTTCCTGCTCTGAATGTCATCTGGATTTTTCAAGAAAGGAAACATTAATCattcatcagagaattcacaccggAGAGAAACCTTTTAAATGTTTACAATGTGACAAAAGCTTCTCTCATAAACTTAGTCTTGTTGCACACCAGAatactcacacaggagagaagccatttaaatgttcagaatgtgacaagtTCTTCTTAAGAAAATCTAATCTTACGCAGCACCAAAAGattcacacaggagaaaagccaTTTAAATGTTCAGAATGTAACCAATGCTTCTCACAAAAGCAACATCTTGCTAAACACCAAAAGATTGGTATAGGGGAAAAGGTGCTTAAATGTTTCTCTCGCAGCTTCAGTCTTTATAAATATCAGAAGAATAACAAAGATGAGAAGCTATTTAGATGTTTAGAATGTGACAAGTGCTTCTCAGAAAAGGCTAATCTTCTTCgacaccaaagaattcacacaggagagaagccatttagTTGTTGTGTGTGTGACAAGAGTTTCTCAAATAAGACAAATCTTGAACATCACCAAATGATCCACACCGGAGAGAAGCCTTATGCATGTCCTCAATGTGACATGAGCTTCTCACAAAAGTCTAATCTTACGCGACATCAGAGGGTCcacacaggagagaaaccataTAGATGTTCAGATTGCGACAAGTGTTTTTCAAACAAGGCAAATCTTATGGTACACCAAAGGTCAATACACAAAACGGAAGGTATTTTTATGTTCTGA